A single window of Colletotrichum higginsianum IMI 349063 chromosome 8, whole genome shotgun sequence DNA harbors:
- a CDS encoding YjfJ protein, giving the protein MSFMGRKSDAKSEDVAHVPPELSDLHCFTETGGVITTRNIFGQIDAHTPAAMFDIPGYRVVRTLGAVYGLSVRSRNIAASLGMVIKSLAGGELRWFTTMLYNCRNDALGRVVSECKQRGGNAIICLRFDAADLGGFAQTCAYGTACVVEKIDEDAAVAPQLAS; this is encoded by the exons ATGAGCTTCATGGGAAGGAAGAGCGACGCCAAGTCCGAGGACGTGGCCCACGTGCCGCCCGAGCTCTCCGACTTGCACTGCTTCACTGAgaccggcggcgtcatcacGACGA GAAATATCTTCGGCCAGATTGACGCTCACACGCCGGCAGCAATGTTCGACATCCCCGGGTACCGCGTGGTGCGGACGCTGGGCGCAGTGTACGGGCTCTCGGTGCGGTCGCGCAACATCGCGGCGAGCCTCGGCATGGTGATTAAGTCACTGGCAGGGGGCGAGCTGCGGTGGTTCACGACAATGCTGTACAACTGCCGCAACGATGCGCTGGGCAGGGTGGTCAGCGAGTGCAAGCAGCGCGGCGGCAATGCCATCATCTGCCTGCGGTTCGACGCGGCGGACCTGGGTGGGTTCGCGCAGACGTGTGCATACGGGACGGCCTGCGTCGTGGAGAAGattgacgaagacgccgccgtcgcgcccCAGCTTGCTTCTTAG
- a CDS encoding Prenylated Rab acceptor 1 — MARIQIPIDALTSRLGLQDRFNSMRSGGLSGRFANLRPVSEFFDMKRLSKPANFGEVQSRWNYNLSYFSSNYSVVFLMLSIYALLTNWVLLFDIIFVIAGMFLIGKLDGRDLEIGSFKATTSQLWTGLLVISVPLGLRGRRNEGAAQQPSWEDGRRVVEELETEVDDSDTQGVGLVSRGQRFASDPLRFTGTDLGDRVAALRRGHNYQHSDDDEDEDEDDSEDDTDEDSSDEEEDDVDWEQLSPRERDDVLAQRALARVRRAQERGKLEVNLSKDEMAALDRRRKRLEKEARKQERRQRREREQRFAIPLSQFEPPTRRREPPMAAEDDLPRHPSPGTFAEVQTRDAMPPMGYFPPPNASRARPRSATSASQRPTPRIVGERGSSPFNYAYVQGGAAQRHPSDSANSRRGPLPSEEGWGPAPNMSPASSTSSMSKSQSNVDPFQFQVEGPRVAASRRNVSGSTDGQRTSVAPPVGRGSRTSRGPPPEEDSSEESSEESTSDDTGSGAQIAQPPPLPPPPQPPMTRRGRKEAVAVEEAVTRESAREVSRGKKSANPSPSKRKPASSRRKKK; from the exons ATGGCTCGTATCCAGATCCCCATCGACGCCTTGACGtcccgcctcggcctccaggACCGCTTTAACAGCATGCGCTCCGGTGGTTTGAGCGGCCGCTTCGCCAACCTGCGACCTGTTTCCGAGTTCTTCGACATGAAGCGCCTATCCAAGCCCGCCAACTTTGGAGAGGTCCAGTCGCGATGGAACTACAACCTTTCCTACTTCTCCAGCAACTACAGTGTTGTCTTCTTGATGCTCAGCATCTACGCCCTGTTGACCAACTGGGTCCTGCTGTTCGATATCATCTTCGTCATTGCAGGCATGTTCCTCATTGGCAAACTCGACGGTCGTGACCTCGAGATCGGCTCCTTCAAAGCTACCACCTCCCAGCTCTGGACCGGtctcctcgtcatctccgTGCCCCTCGGCCT GCGCGGGCGGAGGAATGAGGGAGCTGCGCAACAGCCATCCTGGGAGGATGGAAGGAGGGTTGTAGAGGAGTTGGAGACGGAGGTGGATGATTCGGATACACAAGGCGTTGGTTTGGTTTCGCGCGGCCAGCGGTTCGCCAGCGACCCGCTCCGCTTTACAGGTACGGACTTGGGTGACAGGGTCGCCGCGTTGCGGAGAGGGCACAACTATCAACACTcggatgacgacgaggacgaggacgaggacgataGCGAAGATGATACTGACGAGGACTCGtctgacgaagaggaagacgacgtgGACTGGGAACAACTGTCGCCGCGGGAGCGGGACGACGTACTGGCCCAAAGAGCTCTTGCCCGCGTCCGGCGCGCACAAGAACGAGGCAAGCTTGAGGTGAACCTGAGCAAAGATGAAATGGCAGCCCTCGACCGGCGGAGGAAGCGCTTGGAAAAGGAAGCACGTAAACAGGAGCGCAGACAGCGCCGGGAAAGGGAGCAGCGTTTCGCCATCCCGCTATCCCAGTTCGAGCCGCCGACTCGCAGACGGgagccgccgatggccgccgaggacgacttGCCGCGTCATCCCTCTCCCGGCACGTTCGCCGAGGTGCAGACGCGAGATGCCATGCCGCCCATGGGCTACTTTCCACCTCCCAACGCCTCTCGCGCTCGGCCCCGCTCAGCAACTTCGGCCTCCCAGCGACCCACGCCTCGCATCGTGGGCGAGAGGGGCTCGTCACCGTTCAATTATGCGTACGTACAAGGTGGTGCCGCTCAGCGCCATCCTTCCGATTCTGCCAACTCTCGAAGAGGACCTCTGCCATCCGAAGAAGGATGGGGTCCTGCTCCAAACATGTCGCCTGCTTCGTCCACGTCGTCCATGTCCAAATCGCAGTCAAACGTGGATCCCTTCCAGTTCCAAGTCGAGGGTCCTCGGGTTGCTGCTTCGCGGCGGAACGTCTCGGGCTCTACTGATGGACAGCGAACTTCAGTCGCACCCCCGGTCGGGCGAGGTTCCCGGACTTCACGTGGTCCGCCACCCGAGGAGGACAGCAGCGAGGAGAGTAGCGAAGAGAGCACCAGCGACGACACGGGCAGCGGTGCTCAGATCGctcagccgccgccgctaccGCCACCGCCACAGCCGCCAATGACGAGGCGTGGCCGCAAGgaggccgttgccgtcgaAGAGGCCGTTACCCGCGAGTCGGCACGTGAGGTTTCGCGGGGCAAGAAGTCTGCCAACCCGTCGCCGTCCAAGAGGAAGCCCGCAAGTAGTCGCCGGAAGAAGAAATAG
- a CDS encoding TTL domain-containing protein: MRLLLVNDDGPPSSVSPYFAPFVDALNEAGHTTVVVIPDRPLSWIGKAHAVGKTLTAASRCPASFADRTCDVPGCDDADDRTHRWLVVDGLPASCAQIGLFHAGFDPADFDLVVSGPNHGPNVSTVYALGSGTVGGAMEAAQCGRKAVALSFGSKDAQPGEVIRAACVRAAALVGDLARDWHPDVDVYSVNVPMVADIADRPVRLTTTARGRWVTGGLFSPAPADPEKLAASRVYQFRWAPQLADIKRQAEESPEGEDLWASLNGVISVAPLKASFTAVDVQK, translated from the exons ATGCGGCTCTTG CTCGTCAACGATGACGGACCcccgtcgtccgtctcgcCCTATTTCGCTCCCTTTGTCGACGCCCTGAACGAGGCTGGCCACACAACCGTCGTCGTGATCCCTGACCGACCGCTGTCCTGGATTGGCAAAGCTCACGCGGTCGGCAAAACCCTCACCGCCGCGAGCAGGTGCCCGGCCTCCTTCGCCGACAGGACCTGCGACGTCCCCGGCtgtgacgacgccgacgaccgcACCCACCGCTggcttgtcgtcgacggcctccccGCCAGCTGTGCCCAGATCGGCCTGTTCCATGCCGGCTTCGATCCCGCCGACTTCGACCTCGTTGTCTCGGGCCCCAATCACGGTCCCAACGTGAGCACTGTCTACGCCCTAGGCAGCGgcaccgtcggcggcgccatggAGGCTGCGCAGTGCGGAAGGAAGGCCGTGGCCCTCAGCTTCGGCAGCAAGGATGCGCAGCCTGGTGAAGTTATCCGCGCCGCCtgcgtccgcgccgccgcgctcgtGGGCGACCTCGCGCGGGACTGGCACCCGGATGTCGACGTGTACAGCGTCAACGTGCCCATGGTCGCCGACATCGCAGATCGGCCGGTGAGACTGACCACCACGGCGCGCGGCCGCTGGGTCACGGGGGGCCTGTTCagccccgcgcccgccgaTCCTGAGAAGCTGGCGGCCTCACGTGTCTACCAGTTTCGGTGGGCGCCGCAGCTGGCCGACATCAAGCGccaggccgaggagagccccgagggcgaggacctGTGGGCGTCACTCAATGGCGTCATCAGTGTTGCCCCCTTGAAAGCGAGCTTCACGGCTGTCGACGTGCAGAAGTGA
- a CDS encoding Zn 2cys6 transcription factor: MAHFSSNNPSNPFSWAGQAVDDPFGQKWLPNTDGHDDPAAQPAGPARLLSTDAPRNDASLIKDFNDELPDPEVQDGLLSQSSWLLVNGAAADHTDLPFDLAIDNGIDFDVAKPASYDLARTSSQASSTGVDEDDLHDFAFSTCYGDDIVNDPNSPATSFSDVLISANQSLENSPVSSRCPYLSMHTGSPGPAIPSWSRNTTNASRPSVANVNSNSNSNLFPGIGPAGMPGSFPRQNVSALSMGLADQGLHPTGSSPSSEYFEQWSSQAGDDSIDTLGMNIWNGLALPEGFFPSMESQLGPSFVIVPPETPDVTMGGLDDATVPETQAPSQTHPIDYYLSANYAAAQPTEPRSVPARPIPQALTATGANRLSVPARPRRRTSDPVRMNAPHRGQASTSRLHPIMGGSGLVSPRGSPSLNHRTRFASPVDNSRFQRLRPTEPSRDSGVTLPMPIASRPRRSGNPTAFLDGESMMVRPGRPGTMRGRRSGPMDPVSRGQAKETRNKKMVCIRCKHSKQKCNRSDESIDGSCVGCERHGGSQRWPGPCVKAHFEDLILSGSCNYVSSHAIYHPTLDGTTRIRRVLPKHINVKEVITRLDRVRRQFNFKVYQEGEPLYVLDLDACHEYLQGLRQQMDTTIFKFSTFINREILRTDTRNDDWERCMTQTTTGDLLTLLCNINNMPSRASFSYVAKPYYAAPGAAAEWPINVEDPDEADNLILAAQLSRIICRKLEVKAYQHLQRLLHEWGTMDDDKVLPFLQSLGRILLTLRWRLSWWVEVPENVSMGDDEFDDDDDEDEDASRRHAELRVHTLCRVLYFYYCCVRRRLPVWTNIDTLRGIHSRYPDTESKVRDDFPGDESLAGFEAWMSRGRQLIAEAGVVSRLRSMGLSA; encoded by the exons ATGGCACACTTCTCCAGTAACAACCCCAGCAACCCGTTCTCATGGGCCGGGCAAGCGGTCGATGACCCTTTCGGCCAGAAGTGGCTGCCCAACACcgacggccacgacgacCCGGCTGCGCAGCCTGCCGGGCCCGCCCGTCTTCTTAGCACTGACGCCCCGAGGAACGACGCGTCTCTGATCAA GGATTTCAATGATGAGCTTCCAGACCCTGAGGTCCAGGATGGTCTTCTCAGCCAATCCTCTTGGCTGCTTGTCAATGGAGCTGCCGCCGATCACACAGACCTCCCGttcgacctcgccatcgaTAACGGCATCGATTTTGACGTGGCCAAGCCCGCCTCGTACGACCTCGCCCGGACTAGCAGCCAAGCAAGCTCTACAGGAGtagacgaggacgacctaCATGATTTTGCCTTCAGCACCTGTTATGGCGACGACATCGTGAACGACCCCAACagcccggcgacgagcttctcCGATGTTCTTATATCCGCGAACCAATCCTTGGAGAACAGCCCTGTTTCCTCTCGATGCCCCTACCTCAGCATGCATACAGGCAGCCCTGGGCCCGCTATCCCTTCATGGTCAAGGAACACAACAAACGCCTCTCGCCCATCCGTCGCCAAcgtcaacagcaacagcaacagcaacctTTTCCCGGGCATTGGCCCCGCAGGTATGCCCGGAAGCTTTCCGAGACAGAATGTTAGCGCGTTATCGATGGGCCTGGCAGACCAAGGCCTGCATCCGACTGGTTCCAGTCCTTCTTCGGAATACTTTGAGCAGTGGAGTTcgcaggccggcgacgattCCATTGACACCCTCGGCATGAACATATGGAATGGCCTGGCCCTACCGGAGGGCTTCTTTCCATCAATGGAGAGCCAGCTGGGTCCTTCGTTCGTCATTGTTCCTCCCGAGACTCCTGACGTGACCATGGGCGGGCTGGACGACGCCACGGTACCAGAGACGCAAGCGCCCTCCCAGACACATCCCATCGACTACTACCTCTCGGCAAACTACGCGGCCGCCCAACCGACGGAGCCCCGAAGCGTACCCGCCAGGCCGATCCCGCAGGCTCTTACAGCGACCGGGGCAAACCGCCTCTCGGTCCCGGcccgcccacgccgccggaCATCAGACCCGGTCCGTATGAATGCTCCGCACAGAGGGCAAGCCTCGACTTCTCGGCTCCATCCGATCATGGGTGGCTCGGGCTTGGTGTCACCCCGGGGAAGCCCTTCTTTGAATCACAGGACCCGGTTCGCCTCGCCAGTGGATAATTCTCGCTTTCAGCGACTACGCCCAACCGAGCCTTCAAGGGACTCAGGGGTAACGCTGCCCATGCCCATCGCCTCTCGGCCCAGAAGGTCAGGCAACCCGACTGCAtttctcgacggcgagagcATGATGGTCCGGCCGGGTCGACCGGGAACTATGCGTGGACGCCGCAGTGGGCCAATGGATCCAGTCTCCCGTGGCCAGGCCAAGGAAACGCGGAACAAGAAGATGGTGTGCATCCGGTGCAAGCATTCCAAGCAAAAG TGCAATCGCAGTGACGAGTCCATCGACGGCTCTTGCGTCGGATGCGAGAGACACGGCGGTTCTCAGAGATGGCCGGGACCATGCGTCAAGGCTCACTTCGAGGATCTCATCCTCTCGGGCTCGTGTAACTACGTCT CTTCGCATGCCATCTACCATCCGACACTCGACGGTACCACGCGCATTCGCAGGGTGCTCCCTAAACACATTAATGTTAAGGAAGTAATAACGAGGTTGGATCGCGTCCGTCGGCAGTTTAACTTTAAGGTCTACCAAGAAGGCGAGCCCCTCTACGTCCTCGACCTAGACGCTTGCCATGAATACCTCCAGGGTCTCAGACAGCAGATGGATACTACGATATTCAAGTTCTCGACCTTTATCAACCGGGAGATCCTGCGGACAGACACGAGGAACGACGACTGGGAGCGGTGCATGACGCAGACCACGACGGGCGATTTGCTGACACTGCTCtgcaacatcaacaacatgCCCAGCCGCGCCAGCTTCTCCTACGTGGCAAAGCCCTACTACGCGGCTCCGGGGGCCGCTGCGGAATGGCCCATCAATGTCGAGGACCCGGACGAAGCGGACAATCTCATACTTGCCGCCCAGCTCTCGCGCATCATTTGCCGCAAGCTCGAGGTCAAGGCATACCAGCACCTGCAGCGCCTCCTGCACGAGTGGGGGAcgatggacgacgacaaggtgTTGCCGTTCCTGCAGAGCCTGGGCCGCATCCTCTTGACGCTGCGCTGGCGGCTATCCTGGTGGGTCGAGGTCCCCGAAAACGTCAGCATGGGCGACGATGagttcgacgacgacgacgacgaagacgaagatgcAAGTCGGCGACACGCCGAATTACGGGTCCATACCCTGTGCCGAGTGCTGTATTTCTACTACTGCTGCGTTCGTAGACGCTTGCCTGTGTGGACGAACATCGACACGCTGCGCGGCATCCACTCCAGGTACCCCGACACGGAGTCGAAGGTCCGGGACGACTTTcccggcgacgagagcctTGCTGGGTTCGAGGCCTGGATGAGCCGGGGCAGACAGCTCATTGCCGAAGCCGGAGTAGTGAGCCGACTCCGATCGATGGGACTGTCGGCGTAG
- a CDS encoding C2H2 finger domain-containing protein produces the protein MPSIKLEGEIPASSTMAPPTAAKRPHAAVSKGGANLPKIDPWADTPYANFDCSKYDYVPTDDGGFWQLQQQHTPSEQLPNVVPLIATSKSPIQKQQDVEWTCLSAACPSKPFKRKVDLDRHYLQAHTDSQAQPSPALSLKDITPATSISNPSPKITTKKNPQGNGKTKGAAAAAGAGNRNNSVGGTGKEKDGAFLCDYPACGRKNEPFSRKDRLRVHFTDVHKEDVDKKTSDMPESWLMERKIYNKWWRCSKCLDRVDFRESGWECPKDGFKIEDRRRDFRQKQPDFEWSTRAKNERESKREDVMEED, from the exons ATGCCTTCAATCAAACTGGAAG GAGAAATCCCAGCATCGTCCACCATGGCCCCTCCAACGGCCGCCAAGCGACCACACGCCGCCGTGAGCAAAGGTGGCGCGAACCTCCCCAAAATTGACCCATG GGCCGATACACCGTACGCCAACTTTGACTGCTCCAAATATGATTACGTGCCGACCGACGATGGCGGATTCTGGCAATTGCAGCAGCAACATACGCCCTCGGAACAACTGCCAAACGTAGTACCCCTCATCGCCACGAGCAAATCACCAATACAGAAACAACAGGACGTCGAATGGACGTGCCTCTCGGCGGCATGTCCTTCGAAGCCGTTCAAGCGCAAAGTCGATCTTGACCGGCATTACCTACAAGCCCACACCGACAGCCAGGCGCAGCCGTCACCCGCCCTTTCTCTCAAAGACATCACCCCCGCAACGAGCATCAGCAATCCGAGCCCCAAGATCACCACCAAGAAGAACCCCCAAGGCAACGGCAAGAccaagggcgccgccgccgccgccggcgcaggGAACAGAAATAACAGCGTTGGCGGCACgggcaaggagaaggatggTGCCTTTCTCTGCGACTACCCGGCGTGCGGCCGCAAGAACGAGCCTTTTAGCCGTAAGGACCGTTTGCGCGTCCACTTCACCGACGTCCACAAAGAGGACGTGGACAAGAAGACGAGCGACATGCCAGAGTCGTGGTTGATGGAGCGCAAAATCTACAACAAGTGGTGGCGCTGCTCCAAGTGCCTCGACCGAGTCGATTTTCGCGAGAGCGGGTGGGAGTGTCCCAAGGATGGCTTCAAGATTGAAGATAGGCGGCGCGACTTCCGGCAGAAGCAACCAGACTTTGAATGGTCGACGCGCGCAAAaaacgagagagagagcaagagaGAGGATGTAATGGAGGAGGATTGA
- a CDS encoding putative dipeptidyl-aminopeptidase B, with translation MEGQPPQPIAEDPRMSHESSLSSVSTTSLVFEHLHEQNEKSYHSSSQRRRAPSAAAGGYADHPDDDDDDDYKESDANDLETGPFLASPGIMRRVGMDRGLKKGLVILGAAFVFAWGAALFVFLSNKAYRHGGTVDHDPSATSRGSGKPVTLDQVLTGLWYPNSHSISWIEGPNGEDGLLLEQGARGKDYLVVEDVRSAKTDGEVAADVVQSRTLMKNPWIDVNGRQLTPADGRPSKDMKKVLVSTDRNRNWRHSFTALYWIFDVETQTAEALDPEYPEGRVQLATWSPQSNAVVFTRDNNLFLRKLDGDKKVTQITKDGGPEYFYGIPDWVYEEEVFAGNSATWYSEDGKYVAFLRTNETGVPEYPLQYFVSRPSGKEKPPGEETYPDEKRIKYPRAGSHNPVVDLLFYDVERGDVFSVDIDGGFADDDRLINMVLWASNKVLIKETNRVSDIMRVVLVDVVARTGKTVNTIDVGKLDGGWFEISHETQFIPADPANGRPEDGYIDTVVHDNGDHIAYFSPMDNPEPVYLTGGDWEVVGGPSAVDLKNNLVYFVSTQESSIQRHVYSVHLNGSDLKPFTDTKFESYYDISFSSGAGFSLLTYQGPKIPWQKVISTPSNPTSYEHVIEKNEELAANAKKYELPILKYGTIKVDDVELNYVERRPPHFNEKKKYPVLFQQYSGPGSQSVNKKFSVDFQSYVASALGYIVVTVDGRGTGFIGRKNRVLIRDQLGHWEAHDQIAAAKIWAAKKYVDAARIAIWGWSYGGFNALKTLEMDAGETFSYGMAVAPVTDWRFYDSIYTERYMRTPQLNPSGYDQTAISNVSALAGNVRWLMMHGVADDNVHYQSTLTLLDKLNLEGVENYDVHVFPDSDHGIYFHGANRIVYDKLSNWLINAFNGEWLKIVDAKPIVEPKEKERR, from the exons ATGGAAGGCCAGCCACCCCAACCGATCGCCGAGGACCCCAGGATGTCCCACGAATCCTCCCTCTCGAGCGTTTCCACCACCAGCCTCGTCTTTGAACATCTGCACGAGCAGAATGAGAAGAGCTACCACTCCTCCTCTCAGAGGCGCCGCGCTCCgtctgccgctgccggcggcTACGCCGACCAtcccgacgatgacgacgacgacgactatAAGGAGTCCGACGCAAACGACCTCGAGACGGGCCCCTTCCTGGCGTCTCCCGGCATAATGCGCCGCGTTGGCATGGACCGCGGGCTGAAGAAGGGGCTGGTGATCCTTGGTGCTGCCTTCGTTTTTGCATGGGGCGCTGCCCTCTTTGTCTTTTTGTCCAACAAGGCCTACAGGCACGGGGGTACCGTTGACCATGATCCGTCGGCTACCTCGCGCGGCTCCGGAAAACCTGTGACGTTGGACCAGGTCTTGACCGGCCTCTGGTACCCAAACTCCCACTCGATAAGCTGGATCGAGGGCCCCAATGGAGAGGACGGGTTGCTCCTCGAGCAGGGTGCGCGGGGCAAGGACTatcttgtcgtcgaggacgtgaGGTCCGCCAAGACGGACGGCGAAGTCGCGGCCGATGTTGTCCAGAGTCGCACTTTGATGAAGAACCCCTGGATTGATGTCAATGGCCGCCAATTGAcgcccgccgacggccgcccgAGTAAGGACATGAAGAAGGTCCTTGTCTCGACCGATCGGAACCGCAACTGGCGCCACTCCTTCACGGCGCTGTATTGGATCTTTGACGTCGAAACTCAAACCGCCGAGGCCCTTGATCCCGAGTACCCCGAAGGCCGGGTACAGCTCGCCACTTGGAGCCCCCAGAGTAATGCCGTTGTATTCACCAGAGACAACAACCTCTTCTTGAGGAAACTGGACGGCGACAAGAAGGTCACGCAGATCACAAAGGACGGCGGACCCGAGTATTTCTATGGCATCCCCGACTGGGTCTACGAGGAGGAAGTGTTTGCTGGAAATAGCGCCACTTGGTACTCGGAGGACGGCAAGTACGTCGCATTCCTGCGAACCAACGAGACGGGCGTCCCAGAGTATCCTTTGCAGTACTTCGTGTCGCGGCCCTCGGGCAAGGAAAAGCCTCCCGGCGAAGAGACGTACCCGGATGAGAAGCGCATCAAGTACCCCCGTGCCGGCAGCCACAACCCCGTCGTAGACCTTCTCTTCTACGACGTTGAGCGCGGCGATGTTTTCTCGGTCGATATCGATGGCGGCTTCGCGGATGACGACAGGCTCATCAATATGGTCCTCTGGGCCAGTAACAAGGTCCTGATCAAGGAGACCAACCGCGTGAGTGACATCATGCGAGTCGTCCTCGTTGATGTCGTCGCTCGTACCGGCAAGACGGTCAACACCATTGACGTGGGCAAGCTCGACGGTGGCTGGTTTGAGATCTCTCACGAGACCCAGTTCATTCCCGCCGATCCTGCCAATGGACGACCCGAGGATGGCTATATTGACACCGTGGTCCACGACAACGGTGATCACATTGCGTACTTCTCACCTATGGACAACCCCGAGCCCGTCTATctcaccggcggcgactGGGAGGTTGTAGGCGGGCCCTCGGCAGTTGATCTGAAGAACAACTTGGTGTACTTCGTTTCGACCCAGGAATCTTCGATCCAGCGCCACGTTTACAGCGTTCACCTCAATGGGTCCGACCTCAAGCCCTTCACGGACACCAAGTTTGAGAGCTACTACGacatctccttctccagcggcgccggcttcagCCTTCTGACATACCAAGGCCCCAAGATCCCCTGGCAAAAGGTCATTAGCACGCCCAGCAACCCCACCAGCTACGAGCACGTTATCGAGAAGAACGAGGAGCTCGCTGCGAACGCCAAGAAGTACGAGCTCCCGATTCTCAAGTACGGAACCATCAAGGTGGACGATGTAGAGCTCAACTACGTCGAGCGCCGCCCTCCCCACttcaacgagaagaagaagtatCCTGTTCTGTTCCAGCAGTACTCGGGCCCGGGCTCCCAAAGCGTCAACAAGAAGTTCTCAGTCGACTTCCAATCTTACGTCGCATCGGCCCTTGGCTATatcgtcgtcaccgtcgacggccgcggcaCTGGCTTCATCGGCCGCAAGAACCGTGTGCTCATCCGCGACCAGCTCGGCCACTGGGAGGCCCACGACCAGATCGCTGCCGCCAAGATATGGGCTGCCAAGAAGTACGTTGACGCAGCGCGCATCGCCATTTGGGGGTGGAGCTATGGCGGCTTCAACGCCCTCAAGACGCTCGAGATGGATGCTGGCGAGACCTTTAGCTACGGCATGGCAGTCGCCCCCGTCACGGACTGGCGCTTCTACGACTCCATCTACACAGAGCGCTACATGCGCACGCCCCAGCTGAACCCGTCCGGCTACGACCAgacggccatctccaacGTCTCGGCCCTCGCGGGCAACGTCCGCTGGCTCATGATGCatggcgtcgccgacgacaacgtcCACTATCAGAGcaccctcaccctcctcgacaagctcaacCTCGAGGGCGTGGAGAACTACGACGTCCACGTCTTCCCCGATAGCGACCACGGTATCTACTTCCACGGCGCCAACAGGATTGTCTACGATA AATTGAGCAACTGGCTCATCAACGCCTTTAACGGAGAGTGGCTCAAGATCGTCGATGCGAAACCCATCGTCGAGCCcaaagagaaggagaggagatGA